A single window of Rhizobium sp. SL42 DNA harbors:
- a CDS encoding trimethylamine methyltransferase family protein, translating into MSDITPSALPETETPSGGSERRRRSGGRGSERVRSSSASKYRNLVNRLAKTELLDPQTLDDIHEASLTILEEIGMDIMLPEARAMMKAAGATVTEGTERVRFDRGLIMELIASAPSQFTMHARNPARNVEIGGNNLVFAQIASAPFVADREGGRRAGNQEDFRKLVKLAQSYDIIHTTGGYPVEPVDIHASVRHLDCLSDMVKLTDKVFHCYSLGQQRNIDGIEIARIGRGVSMEQLEREPSIFTIINSSSPLRLDGPMLQGIIEMSSRNQVVVVTPFTLAGAMAPVTIAGALVQQNAEALCGIAFTQLVRKGAPVMYGGFTSNVDMKSGAPAFGTPEYMKAVIAGGQLARRYGVPYRTSNTNASNTLDAQAAYESALSLWALTQGGGNFIMHSAGWSEGGLTASFEKFILDVDMLQMVAEFLTPLDVSQDALALDAVRDVGPGGHYFGTAHTLSRYENAFYSPILSDWRNFETWTDAGRPTTYDHANRIFKETLARYERPPIDPAVEEELDAFVARRKEEGGVATDF; encoded by the coding sequence ATGAGCGACATTACCCCCTCTGCCTTGCCCGAGACTGAAACCCCTTCCGGCGGTTCCGAGCGGCGCCGGCGCAGCGGTGGGCGCGGCAGCGAACGTGTGCGTTCATCGAGCGCATCGAAATACCGCAATCTCGTCAACCGGCTCGCCAAGACCGAACTGCTGGATCCGCAGACGCTGGACGACATCCATGAGGCGTCCCTGACCATTCTTGAGGAAATCGGGATGGACATCATGCTGCCCGAAGCCCGCGCCATGATGAAGGCTGCCGGCGCGACGGTCACCGAAGGTACCGAGCGGGTCCGCTTCGATCGCGGCCTGATCATGGAGCTGATCGCTTCGGCGCCTTCGCAATTCACCATGCATGCGCGCAATCCGGCGCGAAACGTCGAGATCGGCGGCAACAATCTGGTCTTTGCCCAGATCGCATCGGCGCCCTTCGTGGCCGACCGCGAAGGTGGCAGGCGCGCAGGCAACCAGGAAGATTTCCGCAAACTGGTCAAGCTCGCCCAGTCCTACGACATCATCCACACCACCGGCGGTTATCCGGTCGAACCGGTCGACATCCACGCATCCGTCCGCCATCTCGACTGCCTGTCCGACATGGTCAAGCTGACCGACAAGGTGTTTCATTGCTATTCGCTCGGCCAGCAGCGCAATATCGACGGTATCGAGATCGCGCGCATCGGCCGCGGCGTGTCGATGGAGCAACTCGAGCGAGAGCCGTCGATCTTCACCATCATCAACTCGTCCTCGCCGCTGCGCCTCGATGGCCCGATGCTGCAAGGCATCATCGAAATGTCGTCCCGCAACCAGGTTGTCGTCGTAACGCCGTTCACGCTGGCCGGCGCCATGGCGCCCGTGACCATCGCAGGCGCCTTGGTCCAGCAGAATGCCGAAGCGCTTTGCGGAATCGCGTTTACCCAATTGGTACGCAAGGGTGCGCCCGTCATGTATGGCGGCTTTACCTCTAACGTTGACATGAAGAGCGGCGCACCGGCTTTCGGCACGCCGGAATACATGAAGGCCGTCATCGCCGGCGGCCAGCTTGCCCGCCGCTACGGCGTGCCTTACCGCACATCCAACACCAATGCCTCGAACACGCTCGACGCACAGGCGGCCTACGAATCGGCCCTTTCGCTCTGGGCGCTCACCCAAGGTGGCGGGAATTTCATCATGCATTCGGCCGGCTGGAGCGAAGGCGGCCTGACGGCATCCTTCGAGAAATTTATCCTCGATGTCGACATGCTGCAGATGGTCGCTGAATTTCTGACGCCGCTCGATGTGAGCCAGGACGCACTGGCGCTCGATGCCGTGCGCGACGTCGGCCCCGGCGGCCACTATTTCGGCACCGCCCACACGCTTTCCCGCTACGAGAATGCCTTCTATTCGCCGATCCTGTCCGACTGGCGCAATTTCGAGACCTGGACAGATGCAGGCCGTCCGACGACCTACGACCACGCCAACCGCATCTTCAAGGAAACGCTGGCGCGCTACGAGCGCCCGCCGATCGATCCGGCCGTCGAAGAAGAACTCGACGCCTTCGTTGCAAGACGCAAGGAAGAAGGCGGGGTTGCGACGGATTTCTGA